In Flavobacterium cerinum, one genomic interval encodes:
- a CDS encoding exopolysaccharide biosynthesis polyprenyl glycosylphosphotransferase gives MSSKKIHFEISERKLLLRLMDVVTVFAALYLLSFYFHFDYFSFKDSSIASILFLGIYLNLFGTIFEMYNLQVASNQFQMVKSVILTACFTVFFYLLTPVFTPFLPSNRLQIIYFFFAILSSLFAWRFFYLHFLASNRFVKRVVFVCSRDGISQLALELGKADPHYEIAGFVSSENTADENRNKSDFQEIDFSELEYFVKKHSVAEVVIALKETKSIAPDLYQQLLNLLEKGIVIREYMQVYEQATQRLPILYAEKDFYKLFPFSRSNQNRLYLIMVRGFEILFSVLGLLLGCLLLPIVCIGNLISNKGPLFYTQERVGKNGIPFRIYKLRSMIINAEQDGAVFAKANDVRVTPFGKFLRRSRIDEFPQFINVLKGDMAVIGPRPERQVFVKEISEKMPFYEIRHIIKPGLTGWAQVNYSYGENIEDSMVKLQYDLYYIKHRSIFLDVNIIFKTLSTVLFFRGQ, from the coding sequence ATGAGTAGCAAAAAAATACATTTTGAAATTTCGGAAAGGAAGTTACTGTTGCGTTTAATGGATGTTGTTACTGTGTTTGCAGCATTATACCTTTTATCGTTTTACTTTCATTTCGATTATTTTTCCTTTAAAGACTCCTCTATAGCTTCAATCCTTTTTTTAGGGATTTATCTCAATTTGTTCGGGACGATATTCGAAATGTACAACTTACAGGTCGCCAGTAACCAGTTTCAAATGGTTAAAAGCGTTATACTAACTGCCTGTTTTACTGTTTTCTTTTATTTGCTGACACCGGTTTTTACTCCTTTTTTGCCATCAAACCGATTACAGATTATCTATTTCTTTTTTGCAATCTTGTCGAGTCTTTTTGCCTGGCGTTTCTTTTACCTGCATTTTCTGGCTTCCAATCGATTCGTTAAAAGAGTCGTTTTTGTATGTAGTCGTGACGGTATCTCACAGTTAGCATTGGAATTAGGTAAAGCCGATCCGCATTATGAAATTGCCGGATTTGTTTCTTCGGAAAATACGGCTGATGAGAATAGAAATAAAAGTGATTTTCAGGAAATCGATTTTTCAGAATTAGAATATTTTGTAAAAAAACATTCTGTAGCTGAAGTCGTGATAGCCTTAAAAGAAACAAAATCTATCGCTCCTGATCTGTATCAACAACTTTTAAATTTACTGGAAAAAGGAATTGTTATCCGGGAATATATGCAGGTTTACGAACAGGCTACACAACGTCTCCCGATTCTTTATGCCGAAAAGGATTTCTATAAATTATTCCCGTTTAGCCGAAGTAATCAAAATCGATTGTATTTAATTATGGTAAGAGGTTTTGAAATTTTGTTTTCAGTGCTAGGACTGTTGTTGGGGTGTTTATTATTGCCAATTGTTTGTATAGGAAATCTAATCAGTAATAAAGGACCGCTTTTCTATACGCAGGAAAGAGTCGGTAAAAACGGAATACCTTTTCGTATTTATAAATTGCGTTCGATGATCATCAATGCTGAGCAGGACGGTGCAGTATTTGCAAAAGCGAATGATGTTCGGGTAACCCCTTTCGGGAAATTTTTACGTCGCTCTCGTATCGACGAATTTCCTCAGTTTATAAACGTGCTAAAAGGCGATATGGCGGTTATCGGACCACGACCGGAACGACAGGTTTTTGTAAAAGAAATATCAGAAAAAATGCCTTTCTATGAGATACGCCATATTATTAAACCGGGACTTACCGGTTGGGCACAAGTAAACTATTCTTATGGTGAAAACATCGAAGATAGCATGGTAAAGCTACAATATGACCTGTATTATATCAAACACCGAAGTATTTTTCTCGATGTGAATATTATCTTTAAAACGCTGAGTACTGTATTGTTTTTCAGAGGTCAATAA